In Strongyloides ratti genome assembly S_ratti_ED321, scaffold srae_chrx_scaffold0000002, a single window of DNA contains:
- a CDS encoding MAP kinase-activated protein kinase 2, whose translation MTHIDNNALFYGDIDFHDYIYILRKFISYKIYLKKGKITMKVKNYPIDNEYIIDWQSELGVGINGKVKSCVNKKTKENYALKILKDGHKARQEIELHLLVSQHPNIVKIYDVFGNNIGGINYLLVIMELMMGGELFERIQKKICNGFTEKEASEVVCKICHIVSYLHDMDIAHRDIKPENLLFTNENETSILKLTDFGFAKRCSTEDEVSLETPCYTPFYVAPEVLSSSKYCKSCDVWSIGIITYILLCGYPPFYSTNGQPISPGMKARIREGQFDFPAPEWDMVSAVAKDFIKKLLEIDPNTRLTVKEALEHKWIKHFNKIPFIFEVDKNFDNKIEWHKIIDQNSDDDDETSQKKSVKREVQLKSLPESNNPLFLKRREKKE comes from the exons atgacCCATATTGACAATAATGCGCTTTTTTATGGTGACATTGATTt TCatgattatatatacatCTTAAGAA aatttatttcttataaaatatatttaaagaaaggCAAAATTACAatgaaagtaaaaaattatcccattgataatgaatatataattgaCTGGCAG tCAGAACTTGGTGTTGGTATTAATGGTAAAGTAAAATCAtgtgtaaataaaaaaacaaaagaaaattatgctttaaaaattttaaaagatggTCATAAAGCTAGACAAGAAATTGAACTTCATTTATTAGTATCACAACATcctaatattgtaaaaatatatgatgtTTTTGGTAATAATATTGGTggtataaattatttacttgTTATCATGGAATTAATGATGGGAGGAGAATTATTTGAAagaattcaaaaaaaaatttgcaaTGGTTTTACAGAAAAAGAAGCTTCTGAAGTTGTTTGTAAGATATGTCATATAGTATCATATTTACATGATATGGATATAGCTCATAGAGATATTAAAcctgaaaatttattatttacaaatgaaaatgaaacaTCTATTCTTAAATTGACAGATTTTGGATTTGCTAAACGGTGTTCAACTGAAGATGAAGTTTCTCTTGAAACACCATGCTACACACCATTTTATGTCGCACCAGAAGTTTTATCTTCATCAAAATATTGCAAAAGTTGTGATGTATGGTCAATTGGaataataacatatatacttttatgtGGTTATCCACCATTTTATTCAACTAATGGTCAACCAATTTCTCCTGGAATGAAAGCACGTATTAGAGAAGGTCAATTTGATTTCCCAGCTCCAGAATGGGATATGGTGTCTGCTGTTGcaaaagattttattaaaaaattgttagaaATTGATCCAAATACCCGATTAACTGTTAAAGAAGCTCTTGAACATAAATggataaaacattttaataaaattccatttatttttgaagttgataaaaattttgataataaaattgaatggcataaaataattgatcAAAATagtgatgatgatgatgaaacATCGCAAAAAAAATCGGTAAAAAGAGAGGTCCAACTTAAAAGTCTCCCTGAATCAAATAAcccattatttttaaaacgtCGTgagaaaaaagaataa